Proteins from a genomic interval of Stenotrophomonas sp. 24(2023):
- a CDS encoding lysophospholipid acyltransferase family protein codes for MFAGLIARACSGAIQVLTGARALWIGCAPSSEHRVYYGNHASHGDFVLIWSSLPAALRRQVRPVAAAEYWQRDGLRRYLIDAVFNGVLVERDAAQRQQDPLQVLREAVDGGCSLILFPEGTRNIGDEPLLPFKSGIYHLARQRPELEFVPVWIDNLKRVMPKGRFLPLPLLCTATFGAPLKLQADEDKAAFLSRSRQALLDLAPNGARA; via the coding sequence ATGTTCGCTGGACTGATCGCCCGCGCCTGCAGTGGCGCCATCCAGGTACTCACCGGCGCGCGCGCGCTGTGGATCGGCTGCGCACCGTCCAGCGAGCACCGCGTGTACTACGGCAACCACGCCAGCCACGGTGATTTCGTGCTGATCTGGTCTTCACTGCCTGCGGCACTGCGCCGGCAGGTACGGCCGGTGGCCGCCGCCGAATACTGGCAGCGTGATGGCCTGCGCCGCTACCTGATCGATGCGGTGTTCAACGGGGTGCTGGTGGAACGCGACGCCGCCCAGCGTCAGCAGGATCCGTTGCAGGTGCTGCGCGAGGCCGTGGATGGGGGCTGTTCGCTGATCCTGTTCCCGGAAGGCACGCGCAACATCGGCGATGAACCGCTGCTGCCGTTCAAGAGCGGCATCTACCATCTGGCGCGGCAGCGCCCGGAACTGGAGTTCGTGCCGGTGTGGATCGACAACCTTAAGCGGGTGATGCCCAAAGGCCGTTTCCTGCCGTTGCCGCTGCTGTGCACGGCCACCTTTGGTGCGCCGCTGAAACTGCAGGCCGACGAGGACAAGGCCGCCTTCCTGTCGCGCAGCCGCCAGGCGTTGCTG
- a CDS encoding phosphatase PAP2/dual specificity phosphatase family protein translates to MATLAATPLTAEGRPWRRALLWLALLGPFFFASYGFANWMAGRHAELPVMAFAWETRIPFVPWTIVPYWSIDLFYAVSFFLCRQRLELDRHALRLFSAQLIAVACFLLWPLRFSFERPEIGGVFGWLFDVLLGFDKPFNQAPSLHIVLLIVLWVKYAQYLQGAWRWLLHGWALLIGVSVLTTFQHHFIDVPTGLLAGWLCVWLWPEQGTPPLRAWRTARAPKRWRLAVFYLLGAAALLVPAVLLGGVALWLLWPVVSLLLVALAYAGLGVAVFQKRTDGRLTMAARWLLAPYLVAAWLNSRWWTRHAPQPVAVADGVWLGRLPGGALPSPLHGVVDTCAELSCPAARAAYASVPMLDLVVPAPAQLAQAADAIEALRAQGPLLVCCALGYSRSAASVATWLLRTGRVCSATEAVAQVRAARPSIVLHDDHLQAIAAAAAPESPP, encoded by the coding sequence ATGGCGACGCTGGCCGCCACCCCACTGACCGCGGAAGGGCGCCCCTGGCGGCGCGCCTTGTTGTGGCTGGCCCTGCTGGGTCCGTTCTTCTTCGCCAGCTATGGCTTCGCCAACTGGATGGCCGGGCGCCATGCCGAACTGCCGGTGATGGCGTTTGCCTGGGAGACGCGCATTCCGTTCGTGCCGTGGACGATCGTGCCGTACTGGTCGATCGACCTGTTCTACGCGGTCTCGTTCTTCCTGTGCCGGCAACGGTTGGAACTGGACCGGCATGCGCTGCGCCTGTTCAGTGCACAGCTGATCGCGGTGGCCTGCTTTCTGCTCTGGCCGCTGCGCTTCAGTTTCGAGCGGCCGGAGATCGGCGGCGTGTTCGGTTGGCTGTTCGATGTGCTGCTGGGCTTCGACAAGCCGTTCAACCAGGCGCCGTCGCTGCATATCGTGCTGCTGATCGTGCTGTGGGTGAAGTACGCGCAGTACCTGCAGGGTGCGTGGCGCTGGCTGCTGCATGGGTGGGCGCTGCTGATCGGCGTCTCGGTGCTGACCACCTTCCAACATCATTTCATCGATGTGCCCACCGGCCTGCTGGCCGGCTGGCTGTGCGTGTGGCTGTGGCCGGAGCAGGGCACGCCACCGCTGCGCGCCTGGCGCACGGCGCGCGCGCCCAAGCGCTGGCGGTTGGCGGTGTTCTATCTGCTGGGCGCGGCGGCGTTGCTGGTGCCGGCGGTGCTGCTGGGGGGCGTGGCGTTGTGGCTGCTGTGGCCGGTGGTGTCGCTGCTGCTGGTGGCGCTGGCCTACGCCGGGCTGGGCGTGGCCGTGTTCCAGAAGCGCACCGATGGCCGGCTGACGATGGCCGCACGCTGGCTGTTGGCGCCCTACCTGGTGGCGGCCTGGCTCAATTCGCGGTGGTGGACGCGGCATGCGCCGCAGCCGGTGGCCGTGGCCGATGGCGTGTGGCTGGGACGTCTGCCCGGCGGCGCGCTGCCATCGCCGCTGCACGGGGTGGTCGATACCTGTGCCGAACTGTCCTGCCCTGCAGCGCGCGCGGCCTATGCCAGCGTGCCGATGCTGGACCTGGTGGTGCCTGCGCCGGCGCAGCTGGCGCAGGCCGCCGATGCCATCGAGGCCCTGCGTGCGCAGGGGCCGCTGCTGGTGTGCTGCGCGCTGGGCTATTCGCGCAGCGCGGCCAGCGTGGCCACCTGGCTGCTGCGCACCGGGCGGGTGTGCAGCGCCACCGAGGCCGTGGCGCAGGTACGTGCCGCACGGCCGTCCATCGTGCTGCATGACGATCATCTGCAGGCCATCGCGGCCGCCGCCGCACCGGAGAGCCCCCCATGA
- a CDS encoding bifunctional alpha/beta hydrolase/class I SAM-dependent methyltransferase, with protein sequence MRQAQEREFHSFDQVPLFYRYWAGTTTTTPARAIVLLHRGHEHSGRVTHLVDELDLPDTAFFAWDARGNGRSPGARGDAPGFPALVRDLDSFIAHIGAEHGIAVEDIVVIAQSVGAVVAATWVHDYAPRLRALVMASPAFKVKLYVPFARAGLGLMQTLRGNFFVNSYVKPQWLTHDPARVESYRTDPLITRPISVRVLLGLYEAADRIVADAQAISVPVQLLVSGSDFVVHRGPQDRFYERLSSPVKERVHLPGFFHDTLGERDRAPAMARIRSFIQARFAEPLRALSRRDAHRYGPTFEESEILAWPPERNSLADLRWRVVRGGLRFGGTLSEGIALGLQTGFDSGSTLDYIYRDEARGKGPLGRMVDRNYLDAIGWRGIRIRGQHLQELLRDAAQRLRGQGTPVRVLDVAAGHGRYVLEALGQGEQRAERIVLRDFSDLNVTQGQALIERLGAADIARFEQGDAFDPVQLAQVDPAPTLAVVSGLYELFPDNDAVLRSLQGIAATVPVGGYLAYTGQPWHPQLEFIARALTSHRGGAAWVMRRRTQQEMDELVRLAGFEKVAQRIDDFGIFTVSLARRTA encoded by the coding sequence ATGCGTCAGGCGCAGGAACGGGAATTCCACAGCTTCGACCAGGTACCGCTGTTCTACCGGTACTGGGCGGGCACCACGACCACCACGCCGGCCCGGGCCATCGTGCTGCTGCATCGCGGCCACGAACATTCCGGCCGGGTGACCCATCTGGTCGATGAGCTGGACCTGCCCGATACCGCCTTCTTCGCCTGGGATGCGCGCGGCAATGGCCGTTCGCCGGGCGCACGTGGCGATGCACCGGGCTTCCCGGCGCTGGTGCGTGACCTGGACAGCTTCATTGCCCACATCGGTGCCGAGCACGGTATCGCGGTGGAAGACATCGTGGTGATCGCGCAGAGCGTGGGCGCGGTGGTTGCCGCCACCTGGGTGCACGACTACGCGCCGCGCCTGCGCGCGCTGGTGATGGCCTCGCCGGCATTCAAGGTGAAGCTGTACGTGCCGTTCGCACGGGCGGGGCTGGGCCTGATGCAGACGCTGCGCGGCAACTTCTTCGTCAACAGCTACGTCAAGCCGCAGTGGCTGACCCACGATCCGGCGCGGGTGGAAAGCTACCGCACCGATCCGCTGATTACCCGGCCGATTTCGGTGCGCGTGCTGCTGGGCCTGTACGAAGCCGCTGACCGCATCGTCGCCGATGCGCAGGCGATCAGCGTGCCGGTTCAGCTGCTGGTGTCCGGCTCGGATTTCGTCGTGCACCGTGGCCCGCAGGACCGCTTCTACGAGCGCCTGTCCAGCCCGGTCAAGGAGCGCGTGCACCTGCCGGGCTTCTTCCACGACACGCTGGGCGAGCGCGATCGCGCGCCAGCCATGGCGCGCATCCGCAGCTTCATCCAGGCGCGTTTCGCCGAACCGCTGCGCGCGCTGTCGCGGCGCGATGCGCATCGCTATGGGCCGACCTTCGAAGAGTCGGAGATCCTGGCCTGGCCGCCCGAGCGCAACAGCCTGGCCGACCTGCGCTGGCGCGTGGTGCGTGGCGGCCTGCGTTTCGGCGGCACGTTGTCCGAAGGCATCGCGCTGGGCCTGCAGACCGGTTTCGATTCGGGCAGCACGCTGGATTACATCTACCGCGACGAAGCGCGTGGCAAGGGCCCGTTGGGCCGCATGGTCGACCGCAACTATCTTGATGCGATCGGCTGGCGCGGCATCCGCATTCGCGGCCAGCACCTGCAGGAACTGCTGCGCGATGCTGCCCAGCGCCTTCGCGGGCAGGGCACGCCGGTGCGCGTGCTGGACGTGGCCGCTGGGCATGGCCGCTATGTGCTGGAAGCGCTGGGCCAGGGCGAACAGCGCGCCGAGCGCATCGTGCTGCGTGATTTCAGCGATCTGAACGTGACCCAGGGCCAGGCGTTGATCGAGCGCCTCGGCGCGGCCGACATCGCCCGTTTCGAACAGGGCGATGCGTTCGATCCGGTGCAGCTGGCGCAGGTGGACCCGGCGCCGACGCTGGCCGTGGTATCGGGCCTGTACGAGCTGTTCCCCGACAACGACGCCGTGCTGCGCTCGCTGCAGGGCATCGCCGCAACGGTGCCGGTGGGCGGCTACCTGGCCTACACCGGCCAGCCCTGGCACCCGCAGCTGGAATTCATCGCGCGCGCGTTGACCAGCCACCGCGGTGGCGCAGCATGGGTGATGCGTCGTCGTACCCAGCAGGAGATGGATGAGCTGGTGCGCCTGGCTGGTTTCGAGAAAGTGGCGCAGCGCATCGACGACTTCGGCATCTTCACCGTGTCGCTGGCACGCCGGACCGCGTGA
- a CDS encoding CDP-alcohol phosphatidyltransferase family protein, with translation MVSIYAVKGRFQDLLRPAVRGLHRRGVTANAVTVAAAVVSLLVAAAVGYWAPAAAWLYLALPVWMLLRMALNAVDGMLAREFGQQSRVGAYLNELCDVLADAALYLSLLSVPGVRPEALWLLAWTAALSEYAGVLGLMVGASRRYDGPMGKSDRAFVMGVLGVLLALGWAGAMAVSAVAGAMALLCMVTTVNRVRHGLKEAAATPQR, from the coding sequence ATCGTGTCGATCTATGCAGTAAAAGGACGTTTCCAGGACCTGCTGCGTCCGGCCGTGCGCGGCCTGCACCGCAGGGGTGTCACCGCCAATGCGGTGACGGTGGCCGCCGCCGTGGTCTCGCTGCTGGTGGCCGCTGCCGTGGGGTACTGGGCCCCCGCCGCCGCCTGGCTGTACCTGGCCCTGCCGGTCTGGATGCTGCTGCGCATGGCCTTGAATGCGGTGGACGGCATGCTGGCCCGTGAATTCGGCCAGCAATCGCGGGTGGGCGCCTATCTCAACGAGCTTTGCGACGTTCTGGCCGATGCGGCCTTGTACCTGAGCCTGCTCAGCGTGCCGGGCGTACGGCCCGAGGCGTTGTGGCTGCTGGCCTGGACGGCGGCACTGAGCGAGTACGCCGGGGTGCTGGGCCTGATGGTCGGTGCCAGCCGCCGCTATGACGGCCCGATGGGCAAGAGTGACCGCGCGTTCGTGATGGGCGTGCTGGGCGTGCTGCTGGCGCTGGGCTGGGCCGGTGCGATGGCAGTGAGTGCCGTGGCCGGTGCGATGGCGCTGCTGTGCATGGTCACGACGGTCAACCGGGTACGCCACGGGCTGAAGGAGGCCGCAGCGACCCCGCAGCGGTAA
- the purH gene encoding bifunctional phosphoribosylaminoimidazolecarboxamide formyltransferase/IMP cyclohydrolase, with the protein MTADLLPVRRALLSVSDKTGLAELATALAARGVELLSTGGTAKAIRDMGLAVKDVADVTGFPEMMDGRVKTLHPMVHGGLLGRSGLDDAVMAEHGIGAIDLLVLNLYPFESVTAKADCTLADAVENIDIGGPAMLRSAAKNFARVAVATDPSQYAELLASLEANDGQLSAATRFAFSVAAFNRVAQYDAAISNYLSAVTATDAAVPARTEFPAQMNSTFVKVMDLRYGENPHQSGAFYRDLYPVPGTLATFQQLQGKELSYNNLADADAAWECVRQFDAPACVIVKHANPCGVAVGVANGDAYELAYATDPTSAFGGIIAFNKPLDAATAQVILDRQFVEVLIAPDYEPAALEYAQKKANVRVLRIPHGEGLNNYDSKRIGSGLLLQSSDNRGMSRDELKVVSRLAPTDKQFADLLFAWKVAKFVKSNAIVYAKDNRTIGVGAGQMSRVYSARIAGIKAADANLVVEGSVMASDAFFPFRDGIDAAAAAGIKAVIQPGGSMRDAEVIAAADEHGLAMVFTGVRHFRH; encoded by the coding sequence ATGACTGCTGACCTGCTGCCCGTCCGTCGGGCCCTGCTTTCCGTTTCCGACAAGACCGGCCTGGCCGAACTGGCCACCGCGCTGGCTGCACGCGGCGTGGAGCTGCTGTCCACCGGCGGCACCGCCAAGGCCATTCGCGACATGGGCCTGGCCGTGAAGGACGTGGCCGACGTCACCGGTTTCCCGGAAATGATGGACGGCCGGGTCAAGACCCTGCACCCGATGGTGCACGGTGGCCTGCTGGGCCGTTCGGGCCTGGATGATGCGGTGATGGCCGAGCACGGCATCGGTGCCATCGACCTGCTGGTGCTGAACCTGTATCCGTTCGAATCGGTCACCGCCAAGGCCGACTGCACCCTGGCCGATGCGGTGGAGAACATCGACATCGGCGGCCCGGCGATGCTGCGGTCGGCGGCCAAGAACTTCGCCCGCGTCGCGGTGGCCACCGACCCGTCGCAGTACGCTGAACTGCTGGCCTCGCTGGAGGCCAACGACGGCCAGCTGTCGGCCGCCACCCGCTTCGCGTTCTCGGTGGCTGCATTCAACCGCGTCGCCCAGTACGACGCGGCCATCAGCAACTACCTCTCGGCCGTGACCGCGACGGATGCCGCCGTGCCGGCCCGCACCGAATTCCCGGCACAGATGAATTCCACCTTCGTGAAGGTGATGGACCTGCGCTACGGCGAGAACCCGCACCAGAGCGGCGCGTTCTACCGCGACCTGTACCCGGTGCCGGGCACGCTGGCCACGTTCCAGCAGCTGCAGGGCAAGGAACTGAGCTACAACAACCTGGCCGATGCCGATGCGGCGTGGGAATGCGTGCGCCAGTTCGACGCCCCGGCCTGCGTCATCGTCAAGCACGCCAACCCGTGCGGCGTGGCGGTAGGCGTGGCCAACGGCGATGCCTACGAGCTGGCCTACGCCACCGACCCGACCAGTGCCTTCGGCGGCATCATCGCGTTCAACAAGCCGCTCGATGCAGCCACCGCGCAGGTCATCCTCGACCGCCAGTTCGTTGAAGTGCTGATCGCCCCGGACTACGAGCCGGCCGCGCTGGAGTACGCGCAGAAGAAGGCCAACGTGCGCGTGCTGCGCATCCCGCACGGCGAGGGCCTGAACAACTACGACAGCAAGCGCATCGGCTCGGGCCTGCTGCTGCAGTCCTCGGACAACCGCGGCATGAGCCGTGACGAGCTGAAGGTGGTCAGCAGGCTGGCGCCGACCGACAAGCAGTTCGCCGACCTGCTGTTCGCGTGGAAGGTGGCCAAGTTCGTGAAGTCCAACGCGATCGTCTACGCCAAGGACAACCGCACGATTGGCGTCGGCGCCGGCCAGATGAGCCGCGTCTACTCGGCACGCATCGCCGGCATCAAGGCGGCCGATGCGAACCTGGTGGTGGAAGGCTCGGTGATGGCCTCCGATGCGTTCTTCCCGTTCCGCGACGGCATCGACGCCGCCGCTGCCGCTGGCATCAAGGCGGTGATCCAGCCGGGCGGTTCGATGCGCGATGCCGAAGTGATCGCCGCCGCCGACGAACACGGCCTGGCGATGGTATTCACCGGCGTGCGCCACTTCCGCCACTGA
- the purD gene encoding phosphoribosylamine--glycine ligase encodes MKILVIGSGGREHALAWKLAQSPRVTEVLVAPGNAGTATEDRCRNVAVKVTDIDGLLALAQAEGVALTVVGPEVPLVAGVVDRFRAAGLRIFGPTAAAAQLEGSKAYAKDFLARHNIPTAFYAVHSDVDAALAYVRDKGAPIVVKADGLAAGKGVIVAMTLAEAEDAVRDMLSGNAFGDAGARVVIEEFLDGEEASFISMVDGVHALPMATSQDHKRVGDGDTGPNTGGMGAYSPAPVVTPEVHARVMREVVNPTVQGMIADGIPFTGFLYAGLMIDASGAPKVIEFNVRFGDPETQPVMLRLQSDLVDLVEAAIDGRLDQVQAQWDPRPSLGVVMAARPYPEAPITGDVISGLEAVPASAKVFHAGTTLDAQGRVVSAGGRVLCVAALGSSVREAQANAYAGVDTVTWANEFHRSDIGWRAIAREA; translated from the coding sequence ATGAAGATCCTCGTCATCGGCTCCGGCGGCCGCGAACACGCCCTGGCCTGGAAGCTGGCCCAGTCCCCCCGCGTCACCGAGGTGCTGGTGGCCCCCGGCAACGCCGGCACCGCCACTGAAGACCGGTGCCGCAACGTGGCGGTGAAGGTCACCGACATCGACGGCCTGCTGGCGCTGGCCCAGGCCGAAGGCGTGGCGCTGACCGTGGTCGGCCCGGAAGTGCCGCTGGTGGCCGGCGTGGTTGACCGCTTCCGCGCCGCCGGCCTGCGCATCTTCGGGCCGACCGCCGCCGCCGCCCAGCTGGAGGGCAGCAAGGCCTACGCCAAGGACTTCCTGGCCCGCCACAACATCCCCACCGCGTTCTATGCCGTGCACAGCGATGTGGACGCCGCACTGGCCTATGTGCGCGACAAGGGCGCGCCGATCGTGGTCAAGGCCGACGGCCTGGCCGCCGGCAAGGGCGTGATCGTGGCGATGACCCTGGCCGAGGCCGAGGATGCCGTGCGTGACATGCTCTCGGGCAACGCCTTCGGCGATGCCGGTGCCCGCGTGGTGATCGAGGAATTCCTCGACGGCGAGGAAGCCAGCTTCATTTCGATGGTCGATGGCGTGCACGCGCTGCCGATGGCCACCTCGCAGGACCACAAGCGCGTCGGCGACGGCGACACCGGCCCCAACACCGGCGGCATGGGCGCGTACTCGCCGGCCCCGGTGGTCACGCCGGAGGTGCATGCACGCGTGATGCGCGAGGTGGTGAACCCCACCGTGCAGGGCATGATCGCCGACGGTATTCCGTTCACCGGCTTCCTGTACGCCGGGCTGATGATCGATGCCAGCGGTGCACCGAAGGTGATCGAGTTCAACGTGCGCTTCGGCGACCCGGAAACCCAGCCGGTGATGCTGCGTCTGCAGTCGGACCTGGTGGACCTGGTGGAAGCGGCCATCGACGGCCGCCTGGACCAGGTACAGGCGCAGTGGGACCCGCGCCCGTCGCTGGGCGTGGTGATGGCCGCCAGGCCGTACCCGGAAGCGCCGATCACCGGTGATGTGATCAGCGGCCTGGAGGCGGTGCCGGCCAGCGCCAAGGTGTTCCATGCCGGCACCACGCTGGACGCGCAGGGCCGGGTGGTCAGCGCCGGTGGCCGCGTGCTGTGCGTGGCCGCGCTGGGCAGCAGCGTGCGCGAGGCGCAGGCCAATGCCTATGCCGGCGTGGATACGGTGACGTGGGCGAACGAGTTCCACCGCAGCGACATCGGCTGGCGGGCGATCGCACGCGAAGCGTAA